The proteins below come from a single Oncorhynchus keta strain PuntledgeMale-10-30-2019 chromosome 1, Oket_V2, whole genome shotgun sequence genomic window:
- the LOC118383555 gene encoding olfactory receptor 51E2-like, translating to MTTLSFYLVFFCFSSQFVGTSQSVTIEEFQGFNFSHSQFIFVGFPVIYEYRRLLTLPFFTVYILVLVGNSLLIYVIRIMESLHSPMYILICGLAVVDIVVATVIIPNMLLSFLFDWNDISLASCLTQMFFTHFLSSVESTILLAMALDRYVAICYPLHYARVLNSAMFLRLLLFTVIRSGSIMFVLVALAGSLSFCGSNVIHHCYCDHMALVSLACGNTDKNHAMGLAVIICFVGIDICVIVFSYVKILNVVLRRAAGEDRWKAFHTCGTHLIVIMCFYLIGTVTFLSRNLNIQIPTDINTFLGVMYIVLPASVNPIIYGVRTKEIRNRILKMFNTRVNRELTVQVAIVDM from the coding sequence ATGACAACATTGTCATTTTaccttgtgtttttttgtttttcctctcaaTTCGTTGGCACTAGTCAAAGTGTAACGATCGAAGAATTCCAGGGATTCAATTTTTCACACAGCCAGTTCATCTTTGTGGGATTCCCAGTGATCTACGAGTACAGACGACTACTTACCTTACCGTTTTTCACCGTCTACATTTTAGTCTTGGTAGGAAATTCTTTGTTGATCTACGTGATTAGAATTATGGAGAGTCTCCACAGCCCCATGTATATATTAATATGTGGTTTGGCGGTGGTGGACATAGTGGTGGCTACAGTCATTATCCCCAACATGCTGCTCAGCTTTCTGTTTGACTGGAATGACATCTCATTGGCCAGCTGTTTGACTCAGATGTTTTTCACTCACTTCCTGTCGTCGGTAGAGTCGACTATTCTCCTGGCCATGGCTCTGGACCGCTACGTGGCGATCTGCTACCCTTTACACTACGCTCGTGTCCTCAACTCTGCCATGTTTCTCAGACTGTTGCTGTTCACTGTTATAAGGAGTGGTTCTATCATGTTTGTACTCGTTGCGCTCGCCggttctctgtctttctgtggtTCCAATGTCATCCACCACTGCTACTGTGACCACATGGCCCTGGTTAGTCTCGCATGTGGTAACACGGACAAGAATCATGCAATGGGATTGGCTGTGATTATCTGTTTTGTGGGGATTGATATTTGCGTCATTGTTTTCTCCTACGTGAAGATTCTGAACGTTGTGTTGCGTAGAGCAGCAGGGGAGGATAGATGGAAAGCCTTCCACACGTGTGGCACCCACCTCATTGTCATaatgtgtttttatttgattGGCACCGTTACTTTTCTGTCACGGAATCTGAATATTCAAATTCCAACCGATATCAATACTTTTCTAGGAGTGATGTATATTGTTTTACCAGCGAGTGTCAATCCAATAATCTATGGAGTCCGGACAAAGGAAATACGAAACCGTATTTTGAAAATGTTCAACACAAGAGTAAACAGAGAATTGACTGTTCAGGTTgctattgtagatatgtga